The Burkholderia cepacia genome includes a region encoding these proteins:
- the wrbA gene encoding NAD(P)H:quinone oxidoreductase, giving the protein MKDILVLYYSRHGATRDLALAIANGIDSVPGMQARIRTVPPVSAVCEATAPDIPADGPPYAELRDLEECAGLALGSPTRFGNMAASLKYFLDGTTPQWLSGALTGKPASVFTSTGSLHGGQESTLLSMMLPLLHHGMMIVGIPYTESALSTTRTGGTPYGASHVAQHDRSAAGGLSADEKALAAALGARLARTASALADAQAAA; this is encoded by the coding sequence ATGAAAGACATCCTCGTCCTCTATTACAGCCGTCACGGCGCCACGCGCGATCTTGCGCTCGCGATCGCGAACGGCATCGACAGCGTGCCGGGCATGCAGGCCCGCATCCGCACCGTGCCGCCCGTATCGGCCGTCTGCGAAGCCACCGCCCCCGACATCCCCGCCGACGGCCCGCCGTACGCGGAACTGCGCGATCTCGAGGAATGCGCGGGCCTCGCGCTCGGCTCGCCGACCCGCTTCGGCAACATGGCCGCCTCGCTCAAGTATTTCCTCGACGGCACCACGCCGCAATGGTTGTCGGGTGCGCTGACCGGCAAGCCGGCCAGCGTGTTCACGTCGACGGGCAGCCTGCACGGCGGCCAGGAATCGACGTTGCTGTCGATGATGCTGCCGCTGCTTCATCACGGCATGATGATCGTCGGGATCCCGTACACGGAATCCGCGCTCAGCACGACGCGTACCGGCGGCACGCCGTACGGCGCATCGCACGTCGCGCAGCACGATCGCTCGGCCGCCGGCGGGCTGTCCGCGGACGAAAAGGCGCTCGCGGCCGCGCTCGGCGCCCGGCTGGCCCGCACGGCCAGCGCCCTCGCCGACGCGCAGGCCGCCGCATGA
- a CDS encoding CBS domain-containing protein, with protein MRVSDILKVKGNTLFTVTPDKPLREAVDTMAEHDIGSLVVMEYGDLVGMLTFREIILRLHVNGGAIGDVQVRKVMDEPLTCTPETDVNEVRRMMLERHARYMPVLDKKVLMGVISFYDVAKTVVEAQSFENRMLKAYIRDWPESEAEAHKPVAG; from the coding sequence ATGCGCGTCAGCGATATTCTGAAAGTAAAGGGCAACACGCTGTTTACGGTGACGCCCGACAAGCCGCTGCGCGAAGCGGTCGATACGATGGCCGAGCACGACATCGGCTCGCTCGTCGTGATGGAGTACGGCGATCTCGTCGGCATGCTCACGTTCCGCGAGATCATCCTGCGCCTGCACGTGAACGGCGGCGCGATCGGCGACGTGCAGGTGCGCAAGGTGATGGACGAGCCGCTCACGTGCACGCCGGAAACGGACGTCAACGAAGTGCGCCGGATGATGCTCGAGCGCCATGCGCGCTATATGCCGGTGCTCGACAAGAAGGTGCTGATGGGCGTCATTTCGTTCTACGACGTCGCAAAGACAGTCGTCGAGGCGCAGAGCTTCGAGAACCGGATGCTGAAGGCGTACATCCGCGACTGGCCGGAATCGGAAGCCGAAGCGCACAAGCCGGTCGCCGGCTGA
- a CDS encoding metallophosphoesterase has protein sequence MKIRVLSDLHLESNQPDAIAHADADLVVLAGDIHNHAEGLRWAAETFDPAVPVIYVPGNHEYYDGEFGALETAMRDAARALDNVHYLNNDVYVDPGQRFRVLGTTLWTDFALFGADDASVARAIDAASRVMLDFKGLIQVTWPHDAAVHAGSDAPERGAERDFTPADALALHRRSRAWLEAQLAVPFAGTTIVVTHHAPHRRSLAQRYAQDPVSAGFVNDLAGLVRAPVALWVHGHTHTSFDYVADGGTRVVCNPRGYIHRRTGERENTAFTWDKVVVLGGAADREAASH, from the coding sequence GTGAAAATCCGCGTCCTGTCCGACCTGCACCTCGAGAGCAACCAGCCCGACGCGATCGCGCATGCCGACGCGGATCTCGTCGTGCTGGCCGGCGACATCCACAATCATGCGGAAGGCCTGCGCTGGGCCGCCGAAACGTTCGATCCCGCGGTGCCGGTGATCTACGTGCCGGGTAACCACGAGTACTACGACGGGGAATTCGGCGCGCTGGAGACGGCGATGCGCGATGCGGCGCGGGCGCTCGACAACGTGCATTACCTGAACAACGACGTCTACGTCGATCCCGGGCAGCGGTTCCGCGTGCTCGGCACGACGCTGTGGACCGACTTCGCGCTGTTCGGCGCAGATGACGCGAGCGTAGCGCGCGCGATCGACGCGGCGTCGCGCGTGATGCTCGATTTCAAGGGCTTGATCCAGGTGACCTGGCCGCATGACGCGGCGGTCCATGCGGGTAGCGATGCGCCGGAACGCGGCGCGGAGCGCGATTTCACGCCGGCCGATGCGCTCGCGCTGCACCGCCGGTCGCGGGCGTGGCTCGAGGCACAGCTGGCTGTGCCGTTCGCCGGCACGACGATCGTCGTTACCCATCATGCGCCGCACCGGCGCTCGCTGGCGCAGCGCTATGCGCAGGATCCGGTGTCGGCCGGGTTCGTCAACGATCTGGCGGGGCTGGTGCGCGCGCCGGTCGCCCTCTGGGTGCACGGCCACACGCATACGTCATTCGACTATGTGGCGGACGGTGGCACACGCGTGGTATGCAACCCGCGCGGCTACATCCACCGGCGCACCGGCGAACGGGAAAACACCGCGTTCACGTGGGACAAGGTCGTGGTGCTTGGCGGGGCGGCCGACCGCGAGGCGGCCAGCCACTAG
- a CDS encoding DUF2069 domain-containing protein gives MNPPEPAARPAPAARPCHALAAAACLVALIALSLAWELRLAPLRPGGSALMLKAIPLALALPGVWRRNIYTMQWASMLILVYFAEGVVRGMSDRGLSATLGWCETALAAGFFVAALAYVAPFKRAAKKSRAAS, from the coding sequence ATGAACCCGCCCGAACCCGCCGCCCGCCCCGCTCCGGCCGCCCGGCCGTGCCATGCGCTGGCCGCCGCCGCGTGCCTCGTCGCGCTGATCGCGCTGTCGCTCGCGTGGGAGCTGCGGCTCGCGCCGCTGCGCCCGGGCGGCTCCGCGCTGATGCTCAAGGCCATCCCGCTCGCGCTCGCGCTGCCCGGCGTCTGGCGGCGTAACATCTATACGATGCAGTGGGCGAGCATGCTGATCCTCGTCTATTTCGCCGAAGGCGTCGTGCGCGGCATGTCCGATCGCGGGCTGTCAGCGACGCTCGGCTGGTGCGAAACCGCGCTCGCCGCCGGTTTCTTCGTCGCGGCGCTGGCATACGTCGCGCCGTTCAAGCGCGCGGCGAAAAAGTCGCGCGCCGCGTCCTGA
- a CDS encoding YihY family inner membrane protein, which yields MPKLSVDLDTLKRLAQFAARRSAEDRIPQVAGSLTFTTMLALVPLVTVAFALFTAFPMFASFQISLQGFLADHLMPAQFNVQIFKYLNQFASKAKGLTTAGLIVLVVTSVMTMMTIESAFNLIWRVRKPRPFAQRVLAYWALITLGPLLFGVSLSISSYLFTQSLAFTGAGPSTSIVEWLLALVSLPLTVLAFTLLYVYLPNCTVAWRDAVIGGLFAAIAFELAKRGFGYYVRRIPTYTAVYGAFAALPVFLLWVYLSWFIALLGAMVASALPAIRVGQFHRIHYPGSDLLDALEMLARLAEARTAGKRGYTAMRLATMLRCDMETAQRLLTTMEEREWIARLEGGDGAQRYVLLANPEQLTLAQLFDVLVIDRMELTYQLQRRRSHVDGAALLAVLSSDRFDVSLASLIAAHRHADAHPAAAAIAPAPGSADPHARPPRPA from the coding sequence TTGCCGAAGTTGAGCGTCGATCTCGACACCCTCAAGCGCCTCGCGCAGTTCGCAGCCCGGCGCAGTGCCGAGGATCGCATCCCGCAAGTGGCGGGCAGCCTGACCTTCACGACGATGCTGGCGCTCGTGCCGCTCGTGACGGTCGCGTTCGCGCTGTTCACCGCGTTCCCGATGTTCGCATCGTTCCAGATCTCGCTGCAGGGGTTCCTCGCGGATCACCTGATGCCCGCGCAGTTCAACGTCCAGATCTTCAAGTACCTGAACCAGTTCGCGTCGAAGGCCAAGGGGCTGACGACGGCCGGCCTGATCGTGCTCGTCGTCACGTCGGTGATGACGATGATGACGATCGAGTCGGCGTTCAACCTGATCTGGCGGGTACGCAAGCCGCGACCGTTCGCGCAGCGCGTGCTCGCGTACTGGGCGCTGATCACGCTGGGCCCGCTGCTGTTCGGCGTGAGCCTGTCGATCTCGTCGTACCTGTTCACGCAGTCGCTTGCGTTTACCGGCGCGGGGCCGTCGACGTCGATCGTCGAGTGGCTGCTGGCGCTCGTGTCGCTGCCGCTGACGGTGCTCGCGTTCACGCTGCTGTACGTGTACCTGCCGAACTGCACGGTCGCATGGCGCGACGCGGTGATCGGCGGGCTGTTCGCGGCCATCGCGTTCGAGCTCGCGAAGCGCGGTTTCGGCTACTACGTGCGGCGCATTCCGACCTATACGGCCGTATACGGCGCGTTCGCGGCGTTGCCCGTGTTCCTGTTATGGGTGTACCTGAGCTGGTTCATCGCGCTGCTCGGCGCGATGGTGGCCTCCGCGCTGCCGGCGATCCGCGTCGGCCAGTTCCACCGCATCCACTATCCGGGCAGCGACCTGCTCGACGCACTGGAAATGCTCGCGCGGCTGGCCGAAGCGCGCACGGCCGGCAAGCGCGGCTACACGGCGATGCGGCTCGCGACCATGCTGCGCTGCGACATGGAAACCGCGCAGCGCCTGCTGACGACGATGGAGGAGCGGGAATGGATCGCGCGGCTGGAAGGCGGCGACGGCGCGCAGCGTTACGTGCTGCTCGCGAACCCGGAGCAGCTGACGCTCGCGCAGTTATTCGACGTGCTGGTGATCGACCGCATGGAGCTGACCTACCAGTTGCAGCGACGCCGCAGCCACGTCGACGGCGCGGCGCTGCTCGCGGTGCTGTCGAGCGACCGCTTCGACGTGTCGCTCGCGTCGCTGATCGCCGCGCACCGGCACGCGGACGCGCATCCGGCCGCCGCGGCGATCGCGCCCGCGCCGGGGAGCGCGGACCCGCACGCGCGGCCGCCGCGGCCCGCGTGA
- a CDS encoding FAD-binding oxidoreductase, with translation MKSSEAFVSACREAIGADHVLTDPHDTEPFLTDWRRRYKGAACAVLKPADTAEVAALVKLANLHGIALVPQGGNTGLAGGATPDTSGSQAVLSVARLNRVRALDPHNNTITVEAGVILADVQARAREGGRLFALSLAAEGSCTIGGNLSTNAGGTAVLRYGNARELCLGLEVVTPQGEIWDGLRGLRKDNTGYDLRDLFIGAEGTLGIITAAVMKLHPLPAAQVTALAALESPHAALDFLALAQRAAGPLLTGFELMSDFCMQLVGKHYPQLRYPFAQTHAQTVLLELSDNESEAHARALFEKLMEEAFEAGLVVDAVVAENLAQSRAFWDLREHIPLAQADEGLNIKHDIAVPISSIARFIDETDAAIQQAAPGARMVTFGHLGDGNLHYNVQMPEGGDPKAFLAAFQAPINRIVYDNVHRHHGTISAEHGIGQLKIDDAQRYKSPVETTLMRTLKTALDPRGLMNPGKVLR, from the coding sequence ATGAAATCTTCCGAAGCTTTCGTTTCCGCATGCCGCGAGGCGATCGGCGCCGATCATGTGCTGACCGACCCGCACGATACCGAACCGTTCCTCACCGACTGGCGCCGCCGCTACAAGGGTGCCGCGTGCGCGGTGCTGAAACCCGCGGACACGGCCGAGGTCGCCGCCCTCGTGAAGCTCGCGAACCTGCACGGCATCGCACTCGTGCCGCAAGGCGGGAACACCGGCCTTGCCGGCGGCGCCACGCCCGACACGAGCGGCAGCCAGGCCGTGCTGAGCGTCGCGCGCCTGAACCGCGTGCGCGCGCTCGATCCGCACAACAACACGATCACCGTCGAAGCCGGCGTGATTCTCGCCGACGTGCAGGCGCGCGCCCGCGAAGGCGGCCGGCTGTTCGCGCTGAGCCTCGCGGCGGAAGGCAGCTGCACGATCGGCGGCAACCTGTCGACCAATGCGGGCGGCACCGCGGTGCTGCGCTACGGGAACGCGCGCGAGCTGTGCCTCGGGCTCGAGGTCGTGACGCCGCAGGGCGAGATCTGGGACGGCCTGCGCGGACTGCGCAAGGACAACACGGGTTACGACCTGCGCGACCTGTTCATCGGCGCGGAAGGCACGCTCGGGATCATCACGGCGGCCGTGATGAAGCTGCATCCGCTGCCGGCCGCGCAGGTCACGGCACTCGCCGCGCTCGAATCGCCGCACGCGGCGCTCGATTTCCTCGCGCTCGCGCAGCGCGCGGCCGGGCCGCTCCTGACCGGCTTCGAGCTGATGTCGGATTTCTGCATGCAGCTGGTCGGCAAGCACTACCCGCAACTGCGCTACCCGTTCGCGCAGACGCACGCGCAAACGGTGCTGCTCGAACTGTCAGACAACGAAAGCGAAGCGCATGCGCGCGCGCTGTTCGAGAAACTGATGGAGGAAGCGTTCGAGGCCGGGCTCGTGGTCGACGCGGTGGTCGCGGAGAATCTCGCGCAATCGCGCGCGTTCTGGGATCTGCGCGAGCACATCCCGCTCGCACAGGCCGACGAGGGGCTCAACATCAAGCACGACATCGCGGTGCCGATTTCGTCGATCGCGCGCTTCATCGACGAAACCGACGCGGCGATCCAGCAGGCCGCGCCGGGCGCGCGGATGGTCACGTTCGGCCACCTCGGCGACGGCAACCTCCACTACAACGTGCAGATGCCCGAAGGCGGCGATCCGAAGGCGTTCCTCGCCGCGTTCCAGGCACCGATCAACCGGATCGTCTACGACAACGTGCACCGCCACCACGGCACGATCAGCGCGGAGCACGGAATCGGCCAGCTGAAGATCGACGACGCGCAGCGCTACAAGTCCCCGGTCGAAACGACGCTGATGCGCACGCTGAAGACCGCGCTCGACCCGCGCGGCCTGATGAATCCCGGCAAGGTCCTGCGCTGA
- a CDS encoding Mpo1-like protein, whose product MAHTHTEQFASFADFYPYYLNEHQNLTSRRLHFVGSLGVIGCVAMAIATGDWLWLPAAIVCGYGFAWVGHFFFEKNRPATFRHPIYSLMGDWVMFKDICTGKIPL is encoded by the coding sequence ATGGCGCATACGCATACGGAGCAATTCGCCAGCTTCGCCGATTTCTACCCGTATTACCTGAACGAACACCAGAACCTGACGTCGCGGCGGCTGCACTTCGTCGGCTCGCTCGGCGTGATCGGCTGCGTCGCGATGGCGATCGCGACCGGCGACTGGCTGTGGCTGCCGGCGGCGATCGTCTGCGGCTACGGGTTCGCGTGGGTCGGACACTTCTTCTTCGAGAAGAACCGCCCGGCCACGTTCCGGCACCCGATCTACAGCCTGATGGGCGACTGGGTGATGTTCAAGGATATTTGCACCGGCAAGATCCCGCTGTAA